In Erigeron canadensis isolate Cc75 chromosome 8, C_canadensis_v1, whole genome shotgun sequence, the DNA window TGAACCTCTGATCTCAAGCCAGTGAACTACTTCAGCCAAACCAACTTCAAGAATCAACCCTCCTTGATGATCTATTTTTCCTACATTTCCATCCCAATAATGCACAATTTACATCACCAACCAATGCATCCCCATGGGCAACACTATCATAGGCTCGGCATACTGAACATGGAACCAAATGACGTTGCCTTGTGAATGTCCATAtagtaataatttaataaacttaCCATTTGAACGAGTGCATGAGTAAAATTAACACATGCTTTTAATAGTAATCTTTAGTTCTCTCACGGTAATATGTCCTACTCTGCAACGTGACACATTGAGACTTACTTTCGAACTATAAAGTTGAATATTACTAACCAAATGTAAACGACTTCCATTACAACTCAACGCTTGTTCCTCCAACTTCTTATTTGATCTACTTAACTTACTAAATCAAGAAATACTACCaccaaacatgacaaaaatcAACTAAACTAAGCAAAATTCAAAATGATCAACAATCAACCAACTAAATCAAACAGATTAGAAAAATAAATGCAAATACAAACCTCATCTCGACTTTTCGGCCAAGGAATGTGATCTTTATACCCTTTTGGATTCGGAACCAAGCAATCCAACTCTTTCCCTTTTTCCGGGCAATACCGTTCATATTTCTCTCCCTTTTCGGTCGAATTCAGTTTAGAAACAACATCCACATTGTCCAAACAAGGTATATACTCTCTCATACTCTCACCACAAACCCTAAATTTCTCAACTTTTATCCACTTATTTTCATCACTCTCATTTCCTTTCTCCACCAAACTCTCATTTTGCGCATTTTCGAGCAAACTCGCATCATAATCTCCGATCACGAAATCATTCGTCATTGCTCCGTTCTCGTCAACTATCCCTGTCCGTTCCACCACATCCTTTGGTACCTCACGCGCCATCGTTTCCGGCGGCAAAGTGATCGGGTTCTGCGGCGGCGGAGAGGAAGGTGAAACGTGGATGTTGAAGGCGGTGTCGGTGGTGTTGGTGGCGGAGAAGGGGAGGGAGAGTTGATCGGAGGAAAAGTGTTTGACGGTGAagaagagagagagggagagaaaggaaaggattagggttttgatGAAAGTGTTAGGGTTTGTGAAGTGATCTGAAGAGAAGAGGCTATTTGTGGTGGCTCTCATGGTGGTGAccggtggtggttgtggtggttAGTTGGAGTGCCGGTGAGTGTTTATTCACTTCTTTGTGTTAGTACAAAAGAGTGTGTGTGGGTTTTTTCATATACCAGTTAAatcattgttttttaaaaatatttttattttaatcccACATAAATATACAACAGCATTGCTTAATTTATATTAGCACACTCACTACACAGCATTGCTTAATTTATATTAGCACACTCACTACACAGCGACAGCAGTAGCTACGGCGACGGTTTGGTATTATTGGCGACAGTTGGTGATGGTCACGTCTATTGGTAATGGTGATGTCAAGTGATGCAAGTTGATGTAATGTAACtgaaaatttattaaaagttataagGATGTCCGCACAATATGTCAGTTATGTGGCAGCAAGTGGTGGTGGTAAGAGGGTGTGTAATGGTGATCTGAAGAGAAGAAGCTATTTGTGGTGGCTCTCATGGTGGTGACCGGCGGTGGTTGTTAGTTGGAGTGCTGGTGATTTATACACGTATTAGATTTGTAAGACCAATTCTTATAATAAATAGAGTCCTTGGGAGTCTGACTACACGTCAGGACTTCCCCAGGACTCTCTCTGCCTATAAAACAAGCTTCTTTAGGACTTtttcaccacatcatcaaatcttttatatttttttaataaacaaaacaccattcatataaatacttttattattaaataaaacattacaacacTTATTAAACTAACATTACAacacttattaaaaaaagttacgatcctaataatagaaaataaaaattatgaaagtacacataataaaaaaaaatcaacgtTGACGGTAATTTTCCGGAAGGTGCCAAACATGCTCCACTAGGGCATTGCAAAGTCGATGGTGCGTCCTTCTAACACGTATCTCTCTGACGACTCGCATTTGAGTTGCTACCTTTTCATCCCACGTACGTCTTGGCATATTAGTTGGATCGGACAAATAATCCTTCTCAAGGTCGGAAATTAACTTACCGTTGTCTTGAACAATCATGTTGTGTAGAATGACACAAGCATACATCCTACGTTTTATCTTGTTCACCGAATACGGGCGGACATCTTGTTTAAGGATTGCCCAACGACCTCGAAGCACCCCGAAAGCTCGTTCGACATCCTTTCTTACAGCCTCTTGGTAGCGCTTGAATTTTGTCGTCTTTAGGTCCATCGGACATTTAAAAGACTTGACTAGTGTGGCCCATTCAGGATAAATACCGTCGGTTAGAGAATATCCCTTCGTAAACTCTTCGCCATTTAATAGTACATTGCATTTTGGGGGGGCCTATCTTGGAGTAGATCATCAAACAAATCTGATCCATTAAGGATgttgatgtcgttgtttgaacctGAAGGGCCAAagtaagcatgccaaatccacaaatcatacgAATCTACAGCTTCGAGCATGATCGTGGGATGTCCTTTGTCGCCTCATGTGTACTGTCCTTGCCAAGCCACCGGACAGTTTCTCCAAccccaatgcatacaatcaatACTACCAAGCATAACAGGAAAACCATGAATCTGTTCATGCTTACTTACCAAACGTTGAACATCTTCAGCTGTCGGCCTTCTCAAGTACTCagtgttatataaataataaacacacttGCAAAAGTTATGTAAATATTCAGTTGAAGTCGCACGACCCATATGTAAGTACTCATCTAATTGGTCGGCATTAGAAGCATACGCCAATTGATGTATGGCGGAAGtatatttttggaaaatgttgaAACCAGCCCTACCTGTACAATCGGTTTgacttttttggaaaaaaaaaatgtttgggtAAGGGTTCAATGACGCTAAAGTTGTGTATATCTTGGCATATACGAAGAAACATATGCTTGCGCATTCGAAATCTTCTTCGAAAATAATCGGCCGGGAAAGTTGGTGCATAAAAAAAGTAATCATTCCATAAATGCACCG includes these proteins:
- the LOC122610577 gene encoding uncharacterized protein LOC122610577, with protein sequence MDLKTTKFKRYQEAVRKDVERAFGVLRGRWAILKQDVRPYSVNKIKRRMYACVILHNMIVQDNGKLISDLEKDYLSDPTNMPRRTWDEKVATQMRVVREIRVRRTHHRLCNALVEHVWHLPENYRQR